In a single window of the Sphingosinicella microcystinivorans genome:
- a CDS encoding CaiB/BaiF CoA transferase family protein, which yields MLPLLSGTRIIEVGAVVLGPYAGQILADLGAEVIKVEPLEGDIARHAHPSGEGGGALFVNNNRNKRMLALDLKRPEGRAVLARLIASADVLFHNMRVEAAERLGLGFEAVAAINPAIIHCAATGFGRRGPYRDRPAFDDIIQAASGIAGLGTATGGDPRFVPTVLADKVAALHAVYGILAALVARGRGHQGAIKVEVPMFEALTAFLLNEHLAAATFAAGGAPGYPRILSPNRRPFRTADGWIAVLPYTDRQWHAFLAEIGREDVTREAWFKDPRVRPAHIDTLYAIVADSLPHRTTGEWIAALSARDVPCSEVPGLAQLLVDPHLSEIGFFDVPAGYPEGIARALPQPVLFGDIAHAPDTPPHALGEDSRAVLGEIGLAETEIAALIAAGVVAAD from the coding sequence ATGCTGCCGCTGCTGAGCGGAACACGGATCATCGAGGTCGGCGCCGTGGTCCTCGGCCCCTACGCCGGCCAGATCCTCGCCGATCTCGGCGCGGAGGTCATCAAGGTGGAGCCGCTCGAGGGCGACATCGCCCGCCATGCCCATCCGTCGGGCGAGGGCGGCGGCGCGCTCTTCGTCAACAACAACCGCAACAAGCGGATGCTGGCTCTCGACCTCAAGCGCCCGGAGGGCCGGGCGGTGCTCGCGCGGCTCATCGCGTCAGCGGACGTCCTCTTCCACAACATGCGCGTCGAGGCGGCCGAGCGCCTCGGCCTCGGCTTCGAGGCCGTCGCCGCGATCAATCCCGCGATCATCCACTGCGCGGCGACCGGCTTCGGCCGGCGCGGCCCCTATCGCGACCGGCCCGCGTTCGACGACATCATCCAGGCCGCGAGCGGCATCGCCGGGCTCGGTACGGCCACGGGCGGCGATCCACGTTTCGTGCCCACCGTCCTCGCCGACAAGGTGGCCGCGCTTCACGCCGTCTACGGCATCCTCGCCGCGCTGGTGGCGCGCGGTCGCGGCCATCAGGGCGCGATCAAGGTCGAGGTGCCGATGTTCGAGGCATTGACCGCCTTCCTCCTCAACGAGCACCTTGCCGCCGCGACCTTCGCGGCGGGCGGCGCGCCCGGCTATCCCCGGATACTCTCCCCCAACCGCAGGCCGTTCCGGACTGCGGACGGCTGGATCGCGGTCCTGCCCTACACCGATCGCCAATGGCACGCCTTCCTCGCCGAGATCGGCCGCGAGGACGTGACCCGGGAGGCGTGGTTCAAGGACCCGCGCGTGCGGCCCGCCCATATCGACACCCTCTATGCGATCGTCGCCGACAGCCTGCCGCACCGCACCACCGGCGAATGGATCGCGGCGCTTTCCGCCCGCGACGTGCCCTGCTCGGAGGTGCCGGGCCTCGCGCAGTTGCTCGTCGACCCGCACCTCTCGGAAATCGGCTTCTTCGATGTTCCGGCCGGCTACCCGGAGGGGATCGCCCGCGCCCTGCCGCAGCCGGTGCTGTTCGGCGACATCGCCCATGCGCCGGACACGCCCCCGCACGCTCTCGGCGAGGACAGCCGCGCCGTCCTCGGCGAGATCGGCCTTGCCGAGACCGAGATCGCGGCGCTGATCGCGGCCGGGGTCGTCGCTGCCGACTGA
- a CDS encoding FMN-binding negative transcriptional regulator, producing the protein MGYFDQFENEDVRALVEEFPLAWVCGGPVDAMEASLLPLIGEYDADGRLVALIGHLRRANPLYRALGEDGRATILFKGPDAYVSPEHAGLRNWGPTWNYAQVKIGADIVFDDALTEMSLNVLVAAMETGRPAPWDSAELGDRYHTMLKHIIGFRATVTRLSGVFKLGQDERDEILASILGSLPDAETVAWMRRFNRHRIP; encoded by the coding sequence GTGGGCTATTTCGATCAGTTTGAAAACGAAGACGTGCGTGCGCTTGTGGAGGAATTCCCGCTGGCGTGGGTTTGCGGCGGGCCGGTCGACGCGATGGAGGCGAGCCTGCTGCCGCTGATCGGCGAGTATGATGCGGACGGCCGTCTCGTCGCGCTGATCGGGCATCTGAGGCGGGCCAACCCGCTGTATCGCGCGCTCGGCGAGGACGGGCGGGCGACGATCCTGTTCAAGGGGCCGGACGCCTATGTCAGTCCCGAGCACGCGGGGCTCAGGAACTGGGGCCCGACATGGAACTACGCACAGGTGAAAATCGGCGCCGACATCGTCTTCGACGATGCGCTCACCGAGATGTCGCTCAACGTTCTCGTCGCCGCGATGGAAACCGGTCGGCCGGCGCCTTGGGACAGCGCGGAACTGGGCGATCGCTATCACACCATGCTGAAACACATCATCGGGTTCCGGGCGACCGTCACCCGGCTTTCGGGGGTGTTCAAGCTGGGGCAGGACGAGAGGGACGAGATATTGGCGTCGATCCTCGGATCGCTCCCGGATGCCGAAACCGTGGCATGGATGCGGCGGTTCAACCGGCATCGCATACCGTAA
- a CDS encoding PLP-dependent aminotransferase family protein — protein MLRPWPVSLGDRIDASRDVPLYMQIIQALIRDIERGRLASGTYLPSSRELARVLGVNRKTVVLAYEDLIAQGWLESAGTRGTRVAAALPDPVNRHRSDAEITMSSAVVDYRFAPPPERPIAVSSGPGLKIDEGAPDGRLFPAELLARAYRAAAHRGAQGNGFQYRDPRGSPALREAVATMLKSQRGLPVTAENICITRGSQNGIFLAAQVLVERGDSVVVEELTYEPAVAAFRALGANIVPVGLDEGGIDIEAVEHACRRNAVRAVFVTPHHQFPTTVSMRPERRLRLLDLARRFGFAIIEDDYDHEFHFESQPLLPLASYGPAHVLYVGSLSKLLLPALRIGYVAAPPQVIDAIAHRVSITDGMGNTLTEDAAADLIGSGELRRHGRKVLQVYAKRRESFAAEIDRLFGDLVEYRMPGGGLAFWLRFRTDLDRMEARAAAMGLRLASSRSFMTTGDAPRGLRIGFASLNAYEARTALAALRQAAG, from the coding sequence ATGCTGCGTCCCTGGCCCGTCAGTCTCGGGGATCGGATCGACGCCTCGCGCGACGTTCCCCTCTACATGCAGATCATTCAGGCGCTGATCCGCGACATCGAAAGAGGGCGCCTCGCGTCGGGCACCTACCTGCCGAGCAGCCGGGAGCTTGCGCGCGTGCTCGGCGTCAACCGCAAGACCGTCGTGCTCGCCTATGAGGACTTGATCGCACAGGGCTGGCTCGAATCCGCCGGAACGCGGGGCACGAGGGTCGCGGCCGCGCTTCCCGATCCGGTGAACCGCCACCGGAGCGACGCCGAGATCACGATGAGCAGCGCCGTAGTCGACTATCGCTTCGCGCCGCCGCCCGAACGGCCGATCGCCGTCTCGTCCGGCCCCGGGCTCAAGATCGACGAGGGCGCGCCCGATGGACGGCTGTTTCCCGCCGAGCTGCTCGCGCGCGCCTATCGCGCTGCGGCGCATCGCGGCGCGCAGGGCAACGGCTTCCAGTATCGCGACCCGCGGGGTTCGCCCGCGCTGCGCGAAGCCGTGGCGACCATGCTGAAAAGCCAGCGGGGCCTTCCCGTCACGGCCGAGAACATCTGCATCACGCGCGGCAGCCAGAACGGGATTTTCCTCGCGGCGCAGGTTCTGGTCGAGCGCGGCGACTCCGTCGTCGTCGAGGAACTGACCTATGAACCCGCGGTCGCCGCGTTCCGTGCGCTCGGCGCGAATATCGTCCCGGTCGGGCTCGACGAGGGCGGCATCGACATCGAGGCCGTCGAGCACGCCTGCCGCCGCAACGCCGTGCGCGCCGTGTTCGTCACGCCGCACCACCAGTTCCCGACCACGGTGTCGATGCGGCCCGAACGTCGCCTCCGCCTGCTCGATCTCGCCCGCCGGTTCGGCTTCGCGATCATCGAGGACGACTACGATCACGAGTTTCATTTCGAATCGCAGCCGCTGCTGCCGCTCGCCTCCTACGGCCCCGCCCATGTCCTCTACGTGGGCTCGCTGTCGAAGCTCCTGCTTCCGGCGCTGCGCATCGGCTATGTCGCGGCGCCGCCGCAGGTCATCGACGCGATCGCGCACCGGGTGTCGATCACCGACGGCATGGGCAACACGCTCACGGAGGACGCGGCGGCCGACCTCATCGGGAGCGGCGAGCTCCGGCGGCACGGCCGCAAGGTGCTGCAGGTCTACGCGAAGCGGCGCGAGAGTTTCGCCGCCGAGATCGACCGTCTCTTCGGCGATCTCGTGGAATACCGGATGCCCGGCGGCGGCCTCGCCTTCTGGCTGCGTTTCCGGACCGACCTCGACCGGATGGAAGCGCGCGCTGCGGCAATGGGCCTTCGACTCGCGTCGTCGCGCTCCTTCATGACGACCGGGGATGCGCCGCGCGGCCTCAGGATCGGCTTCGCCAGCCTCAATGCCTACGAGGCCCGCACCGCGCTCGCCGCGCTGCGTCAGGCGGCGGGCTGA
- a CDS encoding amidohydrolase: MIGRRTLLALAGGTAAAAAARLAFASGTDTVDTAYLNAKVWTGAGPAIRTDAIGVTADRIAAVGAEAVRARIGKRTRIVDLDGAFVTPGFIDPHVHFVKAATMLSQPSLRDAADPREFVQRIAAAARALPKGQWLEGGNWDQDRWGGEMPNRSWIDSVTPDTPVAVIRYDLHMLLLNSLALRLAGIDRNTPDVPGGVIERDPAGEPTGIIKDAAKDLVLRAIGTPTDDQIDAVTRQGIAHALSKGVTQVHPTELETISFDSTRRLRARGETGLRFRHYLPLKDWEAQAALIAREGRGDTWVQWGACKVVFDGSLGSRTARFYEPYADEPSTRGILVTDPADLHDWIASADKAGLQVTAHAIGDEANDVVLDTMAAVARANGARDRRFRVEHVQHMKPHAIARFRQQGIIASVQPYHAVDDGRWAVRRIGEERLKTSFAFGSLVRSGAHVCMGSDWPVAPIDPLTGLDAAVNRETLDGKNPQGWYPEQRVTLAEAMHSYTQEGAYAGFNETQMGLIAPGFLADFVVWDSDFFAIDPHSLTRAKVLRTIVGGVQRFG; encoded by the coding sequence ATGATCGGCCGCCGCACGCTGCTCGCCCTCGCCGGCGGAACCGCCGCGGCGGCGGCGGCGCGCCTTGCCTTCGCGAGCGGGACGGACACGGTCGATACCGCCTATCTCAACGCGAAGGTCTGGACGGGCGCCGGCCCCGCGATCCGCACCGACGCCATCGGCGTGACGGCGGACAGGATCGCCGCCGTCGGCGCGGAGGCCGTGCGCGCGCGCATCGGCAAGCGGACACGCATCGTCGATCTCGACGGCGCCTTCGTCACCCCCGGCTTCATCGACCCGCATGTCCATTTCGTGAAGGCGGCCACCATGCTCTCGCAGCCCTCGCTGCGCGATGCCGCCGATCCCCGGGAGTTCGTTCAGCGTATCGCCGCCGCCGCACGGGCCCTGCCCAAAGGCCAATGGCTCGAAGGCGGAAACTGGGATCAGGACCGCTGGGGCGGCGAGATGCCGAACCGGTCGTGGATCGACTCCGTCACGCCGGACACGCCGGTCGCCGTGATCCGCTACGACCTTCACATGCTGCTGTTGAACTCGCTGGCCCTCAGGCTGGCGGGCATCGACCGCAACACGCCCGACGTGCCGGGCGGCGTCATCGAACGCGATCCGGCCGGCGAACCGACAGGCATCATCAAGGATGCGGCCAAGGACCTCGTTCTGCGCGCGATCGGCACGCCGACCGACGACCAGATCGACGCCGTGACGCGCCAAGGCATCGCGCACGCGCTGAGCAAGGGCGTGACGCAGGTCCACCCGACCGAGCTTGAAACCATCAGCTTCGATTCCACCCGGAGGCTCCGCGCCAGGGGCGAGACCGGCCTGCGCTTTCGCCATTATCTGCCGCTGAAGGACTGGGAGGCGCAGGCCGCCCTCATCGCACGGGAGGGGCGCGGCGACACGTGGGTTCAGTGGGGCGCCTGCAAGGTCGTGTTCGACGGCTCGCTCGGCTCGCGCACGGCCCGCTTCTACGAGCCCTACGCCGACGAGCCGTCGACGCGCGGCATCCTGGTCACGGATCCCGCGGACCTGCACGACTGGATCGCGTCTGCCGACAAGGCCGGCCTGCAAGTCACCGCCCACGCGATCGGCGACGAGGCCAACGACGTCGTTCTCGACACGATGGCCGCCGTCGCACGGGCGAACGGCGCTCGCGACCGCCGTTTCCGTGTCGAGCATGTCCAGCACATGAAGCCGCACGCGATCGCGCGTTTCAGGCAGCAGGGCATCATCGCCTCGGTTCAGCCCTATCATGCCGTCGACGACGGCCGCTGGGCGGTTCGCCGCATCGGCGAGGAGCGGCTGAAGACGAGCTTCGCGTTCGGATCGCTTGTCCGTTCCGGCGCACACGTCTGCATGGGGTCGGACTGGCCGGTCGCGCCGATCGACCCGCTCACCGGCCTCGACGCCGCGGTCAACCGCGAGACGCTCGACGGAAAGAACCCGCAAGGCTGGTATCCCGAGCAGCGCGTCACGCTCGCCGAGGCCATGCACAGCTATACGCAGGAAGGCGCCTACGCCGGTTTCAACGAAACGCAGATGGGCCTGATCGCCCCGGGATTCCTCGCCGATTTCGTGGTTTGGGACAGCGACTTCTTCGCCATCGACCCGCATTCGCTGACAAGGGCGAAAGTGCTGCGGACCATCGTCGGCGGCGTGCAGCGATTCGGCTGA
- a CDS encoding alpha/beta hydrolase, translating to MRNRLTFLITATLLSPLAAGVSQAAPAGGYTMPATQVLDMASDTDKPYRIMVSYPESEPPESGFPVLYVLDGNASFAAFAETRRIQEYGDLGKAIVVGVGYRTDKPYDEARNEDFIVMDDPPPGKRLGRTAGKSGRDEFLDFLTGKLRTEIGKRYRINPDRQALFGHSFGGLFALHALYTRPQAFHSIVAASPSLELDEGVLRDERAFVARLEDGKVGKTSRLMIVVGERDIDDDPEPARALADRLDRLSGLGMRVRFRSYETEGHMTVPARAVTDVLRFAFEIR from the coding sequence ATGCGGAATCGCCTGACATTCCTCATCACGGCCACCTTGCTTTCCCCGCTGGCGGCAGGGGTATCGCAGGCCGCACCGGCGGGCGGCTACACGATGCCGGCGACGCAGGTGTTGGACATGGCGTCCGACACCGACAAGCCCTATCGGATCATGGTTTCCTATCCCGAGAGCGAGCCGCCGGAGAGCGGCTTTCCCGTGCTTTACGTGCTGGATGGAAACGCGAGCTTCGCCGCCTTTGCGGAAACACGGCGGATTCAGGAATATGGGGACCTCGGCAAGGCGATCGTCGTGGGCGTCGGCTACCGGACCGACAAGCCCTACGACGAAGCGCGAAACGAGGACTTCATCGTCATGGACGATCCGCCGCCCGGCAAGCGGCTGGGCCGCACCGCGGGGAAAAGCGGGCGCGACGAGTTCCTCGATTTCCTGACGGGCAAACTGCGGACGGAGATCGGCAAGCGCTACAGGATCAACCCGGACCGCCAGGCGCTGTTCGGCCATTCCTTCGGCGGGCTGTTCGCGCTTCACGCGCTCTATACGCGCCCGCAGGCGTTTCATTCGATCGTCGCCGCGAGCCCTTCGCTCGAACTCGACGAAGGGGTGCTGCGCGACGAGCGCGCATTCGTCGCCCGGCTCGAGGACGGGAAGGTCGGCAAGACGAGCCGCCTGATGATCGTCGTCGGCGAGCGCGACATCGACGACGACCCGGAACCTGCGCGCGCACTCGCCGATCGGCTGGATCGTCTCTCGGGTCTCGGGATGCGCGTCCGTTTTCGCAGCTACGAGACGGAGGGGCACATGACCGTGCCCGCCCGCGCGGTGACGGACGTGCTGAGGTTCGCCTTCGAGATACGCTGA
- a CDS encoding FAD-dependent oxidoreductase — MTDRVTRPAIFAGTPAAGASLSRRSVLGGMASAGALAGAAGTSARARTVAGWDYVVVGAGAFGTWTAWHLQRRGLRVLLLDAWGVAHSRSSSGGETRLIRTEYAGNALYTRWAWESLAAWHELSRRHESTIFHETGALYIYPQDTAAIDQSMALQRVLGIPVEKLGVPDMASRWPRINFEGIAVGVMQPTMGTIMARRSLQTLAADFVKAGGGFRQFAVDPPRSAKARLDAVTAVGGETLSAKGFVFACGPWLPKLFPDVVGDRIVPSRQDVFFFAPPAGDDRFERGNMPAWVDVSSKDLHYGFPDIEARGFKIALDAHGPRFDPDTGDRRVGDRAIAEVRAYLARRFPDLANAPLAETRVCQYENSHNGHLLIDRHPAWSNVWIAGGGSGHGFKHGPAVGRYVSDLVLGTGESVPELALAAHKVHG; from the coding sequence ATGACCGATCGGGTGACGAGGCCCGCCATCTTCGCGGGGACTCCGGCCGCGGGGGCATCCCTGTCGCGGCGCTCGGTTCTCGGCGGGATGGCATCGGCGGGCGCCCTTGCCGGTGCTGCCGGTACGTCTGCGCGCGCACGAACGGTTGCCGGTTGGGATTACGTCGTCGTCGGCGCAGGCGCCTTCGGCACATGGACTGCGTGGCACCTGCAGCGCCGGGGATTGCGCGTGCTCCTGCTCGATGCCTGGGGCGTGGCCCACAGCCGGTCCTCGTCGGGCGGCGAAACCCGGCTGATCCGGACCGAGTATGCAGGCAATGCCCTGTATACGCGCTGGGCATGGGAATCGCTTGCCGCGTGGCATGAATTGTCCCGACGGCATGAAAGCACGATCTTCCACGAGACCGGCGCGCTCTATATCTACCCGCAGGACACGGCCGCGATCGACCAGAGCATGGCGCTCCAGCGGGTGCTTGGAATCCCCGTCGAGAAGCTCGGTGTGCCGGATATGGCGTCGCGCTGGCCCCGGATCAATTTCGAAGGGATCGCGGTCGGCGTGATGCAGCCGACGATGGGTACGATCATGGCGCGCCGCAGCTTGCAGACATTGGCGGCGGATTTCGTGAAAGCCGGCGGCGGCTTCCGCCAGTTCGCGGTCGATCCGCCGCGTTCCGCGAAGGCCCGGCTCGATGCGGTCACGGCAGTGGGCGGCGAGACACTGTCCGCGAAGGGATTCGTCTTCGCCTGCGGCCCCTGGCTTCCCAAGCTCTTCCCGGATGTCGTCGGCGACAGGATCGTGCCTTCGCGGCAGGATGTCTTCTTCTTCGCGCCGCCGGCCGGCGACGACCGGTTCGAACGCGGGAACATGCCGGCGTGGGTGGATGTGAGCAGCAAGGACCTGCACTATGGTTTTCCCGACATCGAAGCGCGCGGTTTCAAGATCGCGCTCGATGCCCACGGCCCGAGGTTCGATCCGGACACGGGCGATCGCCGGGTCGGCGACCGGGCGATCGCGGAGGTGAGAGCCTATCTCGCACGCCGTTTTCCCGATCTCGCGAACGCTCCGCTCGCCGAAACGCGGGTCTGCCAATATGAAAACAGCCACAACGGGCATCTTCTGATTGACCGGCACCCGGCCTGGAGCAATGTGTGGATCGCTGGCGGCGGCAGCGGCCACGGATTCAAGCACGGACCCGCAGTCGGGCGCTATGTCAGCGATCTCGTGCTCGGCACGGGCGAGAGCGTGCCGGAACTCGCGCTGGCGGCGCACAAGGTTCATGGTTGA
- a CDS encoding TonB-dependent receptor → MRSGSAAVLALYAAPIAVFVGVSAPAAAQDYTSGALIGTVADADGAPVAGASVSLTSEDQGFTRTTSSGSSGAFRFTALPPGSYSVTIKSPAGDVSEEGVQIAASATANYTFVVGGTGAEILVTAARRNLDFSSSTTGVVVDLQELVGRVPLGRSLTDAALLAPTATAGDTAFGNLPSFGGASVAENAYYINGLNITNFDKYLGSAPVPFEFFRSIEVKTGGYPAEYGRATGGIINAVSKAGTNDWTAGLHFNWEPNGLASGGKDTYRDRNRTDRNDSISAIAEVGGPIIRDRLFAYGLVEFRDIKAGHSSIESGARFVDRDNDPIWGVKLDAYPIDDHHLELTYFDTGTERRRTTFAYDAAADTVGAELGETRYKAGGPSYVARYTGHMAEWFTLSGAYGVSKERFDVLTDNDGNFVRDEATGTVLSEQKLSSIQSPYKTRREFYRIDADLYFSAFGDHHVRFGMDTENTRLEKFSVPTGSDNYDANGMASAPGGVSYFLNVCGADTPQCLAAGLAPNDTYVGVAYGSAGGGFKGKNKAYYLQDEWRPTSQLTVNAGVRLDQFANYTLFGEKAIDLDSAWAPRIGASYDVLGDGRLKLFANYGRYYMPVASNTTFITFGSPLSFTEFWQTDGTFSASSVPTLTTQITGWDGGQTCPAPIFGVGGPNCNVIATGAIRDPGQAVSHNLKPSEENEIIFGASYQFNESWSFGLTYTRRRLLANADDISIDAGVRAYCAAEGIAGCNAIWDGFHQYVIANPNRDIVVTLSDPINGEATPRTVTLAAEDLGFPSASRKYDAVEFTFERAFDGVWAVKGSYTWSKSRGNTEGFVQSDFSQDIAGLTRDFDQPDLMEGAYGKLPNHRAHQFKVWGSYQATKALLFGFNASLSSPRHFGCIGNSRGEFDGTNLGYIYGAWSQYCLGRLQPRGTGLDGAGLKSDWIKNVDVSVRYDIALPFAGKATLRADVFNIFNFKGVNDVDQIGEYDYNSDAIRPEYGMPIGYQRPRYIRLGLDLVF, encoded by the coding sequence TTGAGGTCGGGTTCGGCCGCCGTGCTGGCGCTGTATGCGGCGCCGATCGCGGTTTTCGTGGGCGTCAGCGCGCCTGCCGCCGCGCAGGACTATACGTCCGGCGCGCTCATCGGAACTGTCGCCGATGCCGATGGCGCGCCTGTCGCCGGGGCAAGCGTCTCGCTGACCTCCGAGGACCAGGGCTTCACCCGGACGACGAGCAGCGGGTCGTCGGGCGCGTTCCGCTTCACGGCCCTGCCTCCCGGCAGCTACAGCGTCACGATCAAGTCTCCGGCCGGCGACGTCAGCGAGGAGGGCGTGCAGATCGCAGCGTCGGCGACCGCGAACTACACGTTCGTCGTCGGCGGCACGGGCGCTGAAATCCTCGTGACGGCGGCGCGGCGCAATCTCGACTTTTCGAGCTCGACCACGGGCGTCGTGGTCGATCTGCAGGAGCTTGTCGGCCGCGTGCCGCTCGGCCGCAGCCTGACCGACGCGGCCCTGCTGGCCCCGACCGCCACGGCCGGCGACACCGCGTTCGGCAACCTGCCCTCGTTCGGCGGCGCGTCCGTCGCCGAGAACGCCTATTACATCAACGGCCTCAACATCACGAACTTCGACAAGTACCTCGGCTCGGCGCCGGTGCCGTTCGAGTTCTTCCGGTCGATCGAGGTCAAGACCGGCGGCTATCCCGCCGAATACGGCCGCGCGACGGGCGGCATCATCAACGCCGTGTCGAAGGCCGGCACCAACGACTGGACGGCCGGACTCCACTTCAACTGGGAGCCGAACGGGCTCGCATCCGGGGGCAAGGACACGTACCGCGACCGCAACCGGACGGACAGGAACGACAGCATCAGCGCGATCGCGGAAGTGGGCGGCCCGATCATCAGGGACCGCCTGTTCGCCTATGGCCTCGTCGAATTCCGCGACATCAAGGCCGGGCACAGCAGCATCGAATCGGGCGCGCGCTTCGTGGACCGGGACAACGACCCGATCTGGGGCGTCAAGCTCGACGCCTATCCGATCGACGATCATCACCTCGAACTCACCTATTTCGACACCGGCACCGAACGGCGGCGGACGACGTTCGCCTACGACGCGGCCGCCGACACGGTGGGCGCGGAGCTGGGCGAGACGCGCTACAAGGCCGGCGGGCCCAGCTATGTCGCGCGGTACACGGGCCACATGGCCGAATGGTTCACGCTTTCGGGCGCCTATGGCGTCTCGAAGGAGCGTTTCGACGTCCTGACCGACAACGACGGCAATTTCGTGCGCGACGAGGCGACGGGAACCGTCCTCAGCGAGCAGAAACTCAGCAGTATCCAGTCGCCCTACAAGACGCGGCGGGAGTTTTACCGGATCGACGCCGATCTCTATTTCTCCGCGTTCGGCGACCACCATGTCCGCTTCGGCATGGACACGGAGAACACACGGCTCGAGAAGTTCTCGGTCCCGACCGGCTCGGACAATTATGACGCGAACGGCATGGCTTCGGCTCCGGGCGGGGTTTCCTACTTTCTGAATGTCTGCGGCGCGGACACACCGCAGTGCCTCGCGGCCGGCCTCGCCCCGAACGACACCTATGTCGGGGTCGCATACGGGAGCGCCGGCGGCGGCTTCAAGGGGAAGAACAAGGCCTATTACCTGCAAGACGAGTGGCGTCCGACATCCCAGCTCACGGTGAATGCCGGCGTCCGGCTCGACCAGTTCGCGAACTATACGCTTTTCGGCGAAAAGGCGATCGATCTCGACAGCGCCTGGGCGCCGCGCATCGGCGCATCCTACGACGTGCTTGGAGACGGGCGCCTGAAGCTGTTCGCCAACTACGGCCGCTACTACATGCCGGTGGCGTCGAACACGACCTTCATCACCTTCGGTTCGCCGCTCAGCTTCACCGAGTTCTGGCAAACGGACGGCACCTTCAGCGCCAGCAGCGTCCCGACGCTGACCACCCAGATCACGGGCTGGGACGGCGGCCAGACGTGCCCTGCGCCGATCTTCGGCGTCGGCGGCCCGAATTGCAACGTCATCGCGACGGGTGCGATCCGCGACCCCGGGCAGGCGGTCTCGCATAACCTGAAGCCGAGCGAGGAAAACGAGATCATTTTCGGCGCGTCGTACCAGTTCAACGAAAGCTGGAGCTTCGGCCTCACCTACACGCGCCGGCGCCTGCTCGCCAACGCCGACGACATCTCCATCGACGCAGGCGTGCGGGCTTATTGCGCGGCGGAAGGCATCGCGGGCTGCAACGCGATCTGGGATGGTTTCCACCAGTACGTGATCGCCAACCCGAACCGCGACATCGTCGTCACGCTCAGCGATCCGATCAACGGCGAGGCGACGCCGCGGACCGTCACCCTCGCGGCTGAAGACCTCGGTTTCCCCAGCGCTTCGCGGAAATACGATGCGGTCGAGTTCACCTTCGAGCGCGCGTTCGACGGCGTCTGGGCGGTCAAGGGCTCGTACACGTGGTCGAAAAGCCGCGGCAACACCGAGGGCTTCGTCCAGTCCGACTTCAGCCAGGACATCGCGGGCCTCACCCGCGACTTCGACCAGCCCGACCTGATGGAAGGCGCATACGGAAAGCTGCCCAACCACCGGGCCCACCAGTTCAAGGTCTGGGGCTCGTACCAGGCCACGAAGGCGCTGCTGTTCGGCTTCAACGCCTCGCTGTCCTCGCCGCGGCATTTCGGCTGCATCGGCAACAGCCGCGGCGAATTCGACGGCACCAACCTCGGCTATATCTATGGCGCCTGGTCGCAATACTGCCTCGGCCGTTTGCAGCCGCGCGGCACCGGCCTCGACGGCGCCGGGCTGAAAAGCGACTGGATCAAGAACGTCGATGTCTCGGTGCGCTACGACATCGCCCTGCCGTTCGCGGGCAAGGCGACGCTGCGCGCCGATGTCTTCAACATCTTCAACTTCAAGGGCGTGAACGACGTCGACCAGATCGGCGAGTATGATTACAACAGCGACGCCATTCGGCCGGAATACGGGATGCCGATCGGCTACCAGCGGCCGCGGTACATCCGCCTCGGACTTGACCTCGTATTCTGA